The genomic segment TTGGTTGGTCTGGCATAGACCTACTCCATAGTTATTCATAGTGTTGGGTCTCCCTCTAGGAACATCTGATGATTCAAAGTGTTCCAACTCTTCTATAAATTGCTCACAAAATGACTCAGTGAAGACAGGCAGTCTGTATACTTCCAGACctaaataaaagataaagcATTAGTTTGCCATTTTGTCGATTGAAGTAGCCTCTTTTAGAACAGCAAAAGCTGGAATGTGTGAGAGTTAACCACCCAAAGGGACACTTAGTGTAAATCTCGGTTTGTATCTTTGTTGGTAATCCCTGGTTTACAAGTATTTTGTAAACTCCCTCGTTTTTAACCTAAATTATCTGAACAGAGACCAAGTATTTGCAGGTCTTGGCCCAAAATCTCCTATTTTTTGTTAAGAAATCTTccatttttgttgaaaaaTCTCCAATTTTTGTTGACCGGCCtgcattttcaatgataaaggCTTGTTAGAACAATCACCTTGTTGACACACCTCAAGCATAGAAACCAACTCCTTGGCAGTCGCATCATTTCTTTTGGCATATCTGACAACTTGCAGGAAAGTGTCACTCAAAAATGATTCCTGGTGATCAAAGAAGAAATAATTCTTATTTACTTTGGAATCTGCACTTGGAGCCACATTTCCCCAGCCCTTTCGTACACCTCTGAGGAGATACTAATACTTTATGACACTTTATCACACGCTCTGATTGATTGAGAGACCATGTGTTATATGTGTTGTTAACtgagaaaacatttttttattgtggtataaaacaaatagatctcatttttgcgtGCGTCTGTGTCTCATTGCatacttttttgttcatgactCGCAGTGGCatcatctgtgcatctataagaaaacatgcaaaaatgagatctatttgttaaatattaACCTCTAGATTGTATAGGTGAGGGTGAAGAGGGGAGTAAGCTTGTGCTATCTgctgttttcttctttttgaTTCAGCGACAAGTTTTTCTCTCCTGGTGACTTCTTCTTTAACCTTCACGAggaaaaaaggagaaaattTCAGAGTTAAAAATTAAGACTGCTCTGTACTGAATATGGAGTATTATAAGATGGATGGCCATTAGCCAAGTCGCAGACGTTAACGAAAGAAATTCCATTGGGCGAGAAGCCTTCTCCAAACAAGAATATTTACCTTCCGTAGTAGTGATTTCCATTGTTCCTCTGTATTACATCCTCTGTTGTAAAATGCCTGACAAAGGAATAGTGataattaaataaacaaaacatgtGAGACTACAAGAAAGGGTTCTACCTTGGTAAGATATGGTCAAGAAGCATTGAAACAGATAGAACTTACCTTTTTATATTGACTGGTGAATTGCTGCTCACTCTCAAACGTAACATGAGCTTCATATTGCTCGAGAAAGATGTTATGCGTAAAAAAACAACGACAGACGAAACGGTTGCAgtcggccgccatcttggacgtGACTGTCCAAAGAGCCTGGTACGGAGTACTCTTGTCGCGTGCCTGTGGCGGGCGGAGAATTGCGAGTGAATGCGTTATGCGAATAATGAGGAAGGGAAAAACGCGCCGCTTGGGGTAGAGGTGGTCgagttactcatttaccaggTGGTGGCGGTTACACAGTGCGTCGTTTGTAGGTCGCAAACACGTAGGGACAGAGCTCGCTGCAGGAGCAAAACCAAGGCAATTACATCCAGCCAAAGTAGGAGTACTTGCTTATTCAACACTAAAAAGACATTAGATTCATTTCGGAGTtaaattatcctatagcccgtgatCGGGCCAATCAAAATCCGGAGTTTCGTTCGGTCACTAGTAGGTTTTGGgttttttattctttacaCAACCTAATACGCCCCAAAATCTAAtaactaacgcaaaatgtaatcttaacgCGTCACAAAGGACTGAAATACCCATATATCATCATAGAAACACCTTGACACCTAtatgacatctgccaagtttggttgccTAACAAATTAGTATACCAGTTCTTAGTAACGTCGTTGATGAGGACGTAATGCTGAGACTCCAAGTAGTCGCCTGCGTCCCCCTCCCCAAGAAAACCTTGGCGAGTCCTTGGAGTATACGCTGGCCATGGCTAGAAATCAAGTGAGACCATTCCAAAAG from the Nematostella vectensis chromosome 4, jaNemVect1.1, whole genome shotgun sequence genome contains:
- the LOC5502393 gene encoding 2-oxoglutarate and iron-dependent oxygenase domain-containing protein 2, encoding MAADCNRFVCRCFFTHNIFLEQYEAHVTFESEQQFTSQYKKAFYNRGCNTEEQWKSLLRKVKEEVTRREKLVAESKRRKQQIAQAYSPLHPHLYNLEESFLSDTFLQVVRYAKRNDATAKELVSMLEVCQQGLEVYRLPVFTESFCEQFIEELEHFESSDVPRGRPNTMNNYGVLLSDLGFDEHFINPLRREYLQPITALLFPQWGGDGLDSHKAFTVHYMPGKDTELSYHYDNAEVTLSVCLGREFSGGDLYFGDMRQVLLEDTQCTEVENRPTYGLLHRGQQMHGALPTTQGSRYNLIIWMRASAVRNKLCPMCNRPPQLVQTEGEGDGFTSDAVVQLCATL